Within the Dunckerocampus dactyliophorus isolate RoL2022-P2 chromosome 10, RoL_Ddac_1.1, whole genome shotgun sequence genome, the region CATAAACATTGAACAACAAGAACGAGCCgattatatgttatattattgagATGTTTAAAGACACATTGTTATTCTGTTCATCCCAGCATTGTCTccctaaaaatgaccaaaaacatATCTGATTTTCACGAAAGTAGTTAAAGACAAgcagataaaataaaatacaagggtttttaaaatgtctttactGAGGGTTTGTTATGTACATATGAATATTTGTTACATATGTTTCTTTGTTGAATATGAGTATGTGCCAAATTAAGTTGGTGGAAACATGCTGTAACTTTGCTTTGCTTTCAGGAGAGAGGTCTTCCGCACCTGGATTTCTATTTTGGGGTTTGCGACATGGAGCTGGCATACGTTTGTGAGTGGGAGAGGCGCCCAAAGAGCACCCACTGCCCCTCCATCCCTCTTGTGTGCTCGTGGTCCTGCAGGAATCTCGTGGCCTTCACCACGGACCTGAAGAACGATGACGACAACGACAGAGGTACTGGATCAGGATGGATGTGACTCAGAAGGAGTCTCCACTCTGGTAACAGTTGCCAATCACTTATGTATTTATTGGAATTCAACAATAATGAGCATGCATCTGTTTGGTTGTCATGTTGATGTTAGCAGATGTCAGTCACATGATCCATATAATGGACACAGAGCATCCCTGGGATGTGTACTCCATCAACTCTGGACATGCTGAGGTCATTTCCTGTCTGGAGTGGGACCAATCAggtaagtttttattattattattattattttttaaataaaaccaaaCAGACTCTTTATGAACATGTGTGCGTGCACTTGCAGGGTCCAGGTTGCTGTCTGCAGACGGCGACGGCCACATCAAGTGTTGGTCGATGTCTGAGCACCTGGTCAACAGTTGGGAAAGTATTCTGTCCAGTTCTCTCGAAGGAGATCCCATTGTGGCGCTGAGTTGGCTGCACAACGGAGTCAAACTGGCTCTACACGTGGAGATGGTATCAATCACAGACGTCTTCCACGTTTTCTTGTTTCCTTGCAAATACAGCTTCTTTTGCATCACTTTTAGTCAGGTTCCACAAACTTTGGTGAGAAGTTCTCGCGGGTCAAGTTCTCCCCATCTTTGACTCTTTTTGGCGGGAAGCCGATGGAGGGCTGGCTGGCGGTGACAGTGAGCGGCTTGGTCACCGTGTCGCTCCTGAAGCCAGGGGGCGCTCTGCTGACAGCCAGTGAGAGCCTGTGTCGGCTGCGAGGACGTGTGGCGCTCGCAGACATCGCCTTTACCGGGGGGGGGAACATCGTGGTGGCTGCAACTGATGGCAGCAGTTCTTCTCCGGTCCAGTTCTACAAGGTCAGTAGCAAGATGTCCATGGTGAGTCTGATGGGAGGATGTGATTGGATCTGGTGTGTATCTGCGTTCAGGTGGTGGTGAGTGTAGTGAGCGAAAAGTGCCGTATCGACACAGAACTCTTACCCTCCTTATTCCTGCGCTGCACCACTGACCCGCTGAGGAGGGATAAGTACCCCGCCGTCACGCATCTCAAGTTCCTGACCAGAGAGAACTCGGAGCAGGTAACAACCTGGGAGAAGTGTTAGTTGACTTaaattgcaacaacacatgAGCAAGGCATTGACACGGTGTGTTTCCAGGTTCTGCTCTGTGCGTCCAATCACAATGGCAGTATTGTCGAGTGTTGGTCTTTAAGGAAGGAAGGGCTACCGGTGAATAATATCTTTCAGCATCGATCGCCTGTCGGTGAGTCAAAATATGTCTGAACTTTGACCCGTGTTGACCAGAAGTCACCCAAGCTGATTTCTGATCTAGTCGGTGAAAAGCAGCCCACTATTTTGAAGTGGCGGATCCTTACGACTACCAACGACCTGGAACGAGTGTCTGCCATAGCTCTTCCCAAACTGCCCATTTCCATCTCCAACACTGACCTGAAGGTGGCATCAGACACCAAGTTTTGCCCCGGACTGGGTCAGAACTGCTAATACAGTGTTCGCTGGTCTCGATGGGTTGCAATCAGGACTCATTTGGTGGTCTGTGCCTTCAGGTCTGGCTTTGGCCTTCCATGATGGCACCATCCAAATCCTCCACCGTCTGTCCCTCCACACCATGGGCGTTTTCTACGGCTCTGCCTCCACCTCCGGATCAGGCCAACGCTCTGGGGACGATTCGGCTATCAAGCGACAAAGAACTGGAGCCCCCGGCCTACATTTCAAGGCCCTGCAGTTCTCTTGGACGTCCCTGGCCCTGGCTGGTGTGGACAATCAGGGGAAGGTAACAACACGCCGTTCTCACTCGATTTCATTAAAAATACCACAATAGCCACTGCATGATAAAAAGACACGTGAACTAGTCATCACCATagataaaaaaacattacattattttgttgcTCAGCTGTTAAAATAAAGCAacagatgtatttatttagataAGTGGTTGGCTGCCCCACAGCCAGACAATCCCAGGTTTTATTCTAGCCTGGCGTCTCTGCTTGGAGGGATGTTCTTCACATTGGGAATTTCACTCTGTACCAGTAATGTATCCATCCCTACCTGCATGGGTTTTCTgcaggtacagtcgtcccttgttagATCACGTttagaattttgtggcttcactctctcatggtttttaaaaaatatatacatttataaatcatgctgttttgtggttgaatacggcctgttagttaaaaaaaatctatgcatattttagcaaatgttacatatttttgccttaattaagcattttctaaaatgaactaaaatacaaatacaaggcattaacaaaatgcattcaaattgtgaatataGTATTCTaatagtcactaggtgtcagtaatgtcactttaatgtttggtgagacaagcaccagacttgattgctggaacagccggctttttttgcaggtttgaatgatcttacagcaggcacaataatagcaTATTAATCATAATTGTAATAACACAGGTTGCTGTTGCGGCTGTTCCCCCTTGCCAAGCTAAAATTAAAATCCCAACATCACTGCCTGTCCTCAAGACatatggaacacatttactgtgacacacacaagcacaagatttatttatgtcttaaatggcttattttctctgattataactactatattgggtaatacgagtgtaaaggtgactataagggtgttatttcatgtctagagggctctaataatgttaaaacccatatttagaaggtcgtaaacaggttttctatgctctaactacataaatattcaatttctaaagaaggaatcctactttgcggaaaatcacttatcacggttgggcaAATAATGATtgaattctatttttaaaatatgct harbors:
- the med16 gene encoding mediator of RNA polymerase II transcription subunit 16 isoform X1, with translation MELAYVCEWERRPKSTHCPSIPLVCSWSCRNLVAFTTDLKNDDDNDRADVSHMIHIMDTEHPWDVYSINSGHAEVISCLEWDQSGSRLLSADGDGHIKCWSMSEHLVNSWESILSSSLEGDPIVALSWLHNGVKLALHVEMSGSTNFGEKFSRVKFSPSLTLFGGKPMEGWLAVTVSGLVTVSLLKPGGALLTASESLCRLRGRVALADIAFTGGGNIVVAATDGSSSSPVQFYKVVVSVVSEKCRIDTELLPSLFLRCTTDPLRRDKYPAVTHLKFLTRENSEQVLLCASNHNGSIVECWSLRKEGLPVNNIFQHRSPVVGEKQPTILKWRILTTTNDLERVSAIALPKLPISISNTDLKVASDTKFCPGLGLALAFHDGTIQILHRLSLHTMGVFYGSASTSGSGQRSGDDSAIKRQRTGAPGLHFKALQFSWTSLALAGVDNQGKLHMLRVSPSMGQVLEMNTTLRHLLFLLEYCMVTGYDWWDVLLHVQPSMVHNLVDKLHEEYMRQNHALQQVLATRIVAVKASLCKLSTATAARACDFHAKLLLIAISSTLKSLLRPHVLNTPDKSPGDRLTEICAKNMDTDIDKVMINLKTEEFVLDGPPLQSLQQLIQWVGEFVLYLLANLPNQGSMVRPGFGFMRDGASLGMLREMLVMIRIWGLLKPGCLPTFTATSDSQDSLQLLFRLLTKLWLCSRDDALPQDPDESLIDECCLLPSQLLVPSMDWLPVNDGIIVKLQGKQPIRLQFGKTSSLALLDASRSISCQRTDNLRCVHMGVCPTEDSKACTRCGCVTMLRSPNKSNAMKQWEQRWIKNCLCGGLWRRIPPMHT
- the med16 gene encoding mediator of RNA polymerase II transcription subunit 16 isoform X2, with amino-acid sequence MELAYVCEWERRPKSTHCPSIPLVCSWSCRNLVAFTTDLKNDDDNDRDVSHMIHIMDTEHPWDVYSINSGHAEVISCLEWDQSGSRLLSADGDGHIKCWSMSEHLVNSWESILSSSLEGDPIVALSWLHNGVKLALHVEMSGSTNFGEKFSRVKFSPSLTLFGGKPMEGWLAVTVSGLVTVSLLKPGGALLTASESLCRLRGRVALADIAFTGGGNIVVAATDGSSSSPVQFYKVVVSVVSEKCRIDTELLPSLFLRCTTDPLRRDKYPAVTHLKFLTRENSEQVLLCASNHNGSIVECWSLRKEGLPVNNIFQHRSPVVGEKQPTILKWRILTTTNDLERVSAIALPKLPISISNTDLKVASDTKFCPGLGLALAFHDGTIQILHRLSLHTMGVFYGSASTSGSGQRSGDDSAIKRQRTGAPGLHFKALQFSWTSLALAGVDNQGKLHMLRVSPSMGQVLEMNTTLRHLLFLLEYCMVTGYDWWDVLLHVQPSMVHNLVDKLHEEYMRQNHALQQVLATRIVAVKASLCKLSTATAARACDFHAKLLLIAISSTLKSLLRPHVLNTPDKSPGDRLTEICAKNMDTDIDKVMINLKTEEFVLDGPPLQSLQQLIQWVGEFVLYLLANLPNQGSMVRPGFGFMRDGASLGMLREMLVMIRIWGLLKPGCLPTFTATSDSQDSLQLLFRLLTKLWLCSRDDALPQDPDESLIDECCLLPSQLLVPSMDWLPVNDGIIVKLQGKQPIRLQFGKTSSLALLDASRSISCQRTDNLRCVHMGVCPTEDSKACTRCGCVTMLRSPNKSNAMKQWEQRWIKNCLCGGLWRRIPPMHT
- the med16 gene encoding mediator of RNA polymerase II transcription subunit 16 isoform X3, translated to MIHIMDTEHPWDVYSINSGHAEVISCLEWDQSGSRLLSADGDGHIKCWSMSEHLVNSWESILSSSLEGDPIVALSWLHNGVKLALHVEMSGSTNFGEKFSRVKFSPSLTLFGGKPMEGWLAVTVSGLVTVSLLKPGGALLTASESLCRLRGRVALADIAFTGGGNIVVAATDGSSSSPVQFYKVVVSVVSEKCRIDTELLPSLFLRCTTDPLRRDKYPAVTHLKFLTRENSEQVLLCASNHNGSIVECWSLRKEGLPVNNIFQHRSPVVGEKQPTILKWRILTTTNDLERVSAIALPKLPISISNTDLKVASDTKFCPGLGLALAFHDGTIQILHRLSLHTMGVFYGSASTSGSGQRSGDDSAIKRQRTGAPGLHFKALQFSWTSLALAGVDNQGKLHMLRVSPSMGQVLEMNTTLRHLLFLLEYCMVTGYDWWDVLLHVQPSMVHNLVDKLHEEYMRQNHALQQVLATRIVAVKASLCKLSTATAARACDFHAKLLLIAISSTLKSLLRPHVLNTPDKSPGDRLTEICAKNMDTDIDKVMINLKTEEFVLDGPPLQSLQQLIQWVGEFVLYLLANLPNQGSMVRPGFGFMRDGASLGMLREMLVMIRIWGLLKPGCLPTFTATSDSQDSLQLLFRLLTKLWLCSRDDALPQDPDESLIDECCLLPSQLLVPSMDWLPVNDGIIVKLQGKQPIRLQFGKTSSLALLDASRSISCQRTDNLRCVHMGVCPTEDSKACTRCGCVTMLRSPNKSNAMKQWEQRWIKNCLCGGLWRRIPPMHT